The following proteins are encoded in a genomic region of Neoarius graeffei isolate fNeoGra1 chromosome 6, fNeoGra1.pri, whole genome shotgun sequence:
- the LOC132888452 gene encoding B-type lectin plumieribetin-like, whose translation MSRNFLSINEELQKGDFLLSNNSEYKAIFQDDGNFVVYGWALLWATDTGGIPGISRLAMQNDCNLVIYTPDKPVWAAGSYSPDLTTCRLTLGNDGILAIHRDKHMVWKSTKKN comes from the exons ATGAGCAGGAACTTCTTGTCTATAAATGAAGAGCTCCAGAAAGGAGACTTCCTGTTATCCAACAACAGCGAGTACAAAGCAATCTTTCAG GATGATGGGAACTTTGTAGTGTATGGCTGGGCGCTGCTGTGGGCTACTGACACTGGCGGCATTCCAGGCATCAGTCGCCTGGCCATGCAAAACGACTGCAACCTCGTCATATATACGCCGGATAAACCCGTGTGGGCCGCCGGCAGCTACAGCCCGGATCTCACCACATGCCGTTTAACTTTGGGTAATGACGGCATTCTGGCGATCCACAGGGACAAGCATATGGTGTGGAAGTCCACTAAGAAGAAttaa